From the genome of Phaeodactylum tricornutum CCAP 1055/1 chromosome 13, whole genome shotgun sequence, one region includes:
- a CDS encoding predicted protein: protein MGRVWDTWQSTYQTVYDTQCRSSAYGSFFHSNKNLLAVREDKVHSLALLPDRRQPGLRQAGYGPTLSFLIPTAVGLLCLWKSQKMIYKTPDPPALGISMQEAAQQNYHDTQWDGMRPHGAYRKRNIPPWPEVWFVISLFGVLGSLSCYFRIVPPIPDQIAGGSVLRDVRNEARGKARSTGGKQQQRDYDFMVAWPERNRSIISENRIRFYIEYILLRVTEYVFVVEFIPRLAFVCRATGHCSARAQLWELSSILYPAGVATPLRTDFSSAIQSFESHIVSTLWTAVGIVIVSCCLLSAQAIVLDKGYLAVLGYIGSEWTVVTDADTATLNPWDPKRKYKKGDLVGYGSDVYQATSNSPDGKPIDPRLRSVHKLLSGELGHNATSQVLLQVSKVQLGTTLIYIGLWVMFTLFGYSTHGLLSAVGANLVALYTLSNDGLSHHNELSSLRAEIMIDVIIVELSTWTSIVILVNFFPLGVTIMAISLPSSPAVLITTALTCPMKVSFAVSSPSVLPTTLNEYFSGNVSIALKMLPPLRSVSISLEGSKAPIKAFTLYLNLSVISCCLVGGSMIVRLPSADCTVTSDPVR, encoded by the exons ATGGGTCGGGTTTGGGACACATGGCAATCCACATACCAAACAGTGTACGATACGCAGTGCAGATCTTCCGCGTATGGAtcctttttccattccaacaaaaaTTTACTGGCCGTCCGCGAAGACAAAGTACATTCTCTAGCTTTGCTTCCGGACCGGAGGCAGCCCGGTCTCCGCCAGGCAGG ATATGGACCCACATTATCCTTCTTAATTCCAACAGCTGTCGGATTATTATGCCTTTGGAAAAGCCAAAAAATGATTTACAAAACTCCTGACCCTCCAGCTTTGGGAATATCTATGCAAGAGGCTGCACAACAGAATTACCATGATACTCAGTGGGATGGTATGAGACCACATGGAGCGTATCGCAAGAGAAACATCCCACCATGGCCAGAAGTATGGTTTGTTATTAGTCTTTTTGGGGTGCTGGGAAGTCTATCGTGTTATTTCCGGATCGTTCCGCCAATCCCGGACCAAATTGCTGGAGGAAGCGTTTTGAGAGACGTGCGCAACGAAGCTCGAGGCAAAGCCAGAAGTACAGGCGGcaaacagcagcaacgagACTACGATTTTATGGTGGCTTGGCCTGAGCGAAACCGCTCGATTATCTCCGAAAATCGTATCCGATTTTATATTGAATACATTCTGCTTCGTGTGACGGAGTACGTTTTTGTGGTTGAATTTATTCCTAGACTTGCTTTCGTATGTCGAGCGACGGGACATTGTTCCGCACGGGCTCAGCTTTGGGAGCTGAGTAGTATTCTATACCCGGCCGGAGTAGCGACACCGCTGCGGACGGATTTTTCCTCCGCCATACAGTCCTTCGAAAGTCATATCGTATCGACTTTGTGGACGGCGGTGGGTATAGTGATTGTATCGTGCTGCCTGTTGTCGGCACAGGCAATAGTTCTCGACAAGGGTTATCTTGCAGTATTGGGATACATCGGCAGCGAGTGGACAGTTGTGACTGACGCCGACACCGCAACACTGAATCCGTGGGATCCCAAGCGCAAATACAAGAAGGGCGACTTGGTTGGCTACGGCAGCGATGTGTACCAAGCAACCTCCAATTCACCGGACGGAAAACCGATTGATCCGCGTTTGCGTTCGGTTCACAAACTGCTGAGCGGTGAACTGGGACACAATGCCACGTCCCAGGTGTTGCTGCAAGTGTCAAAGGTACAATTGGGCACCACGTTAATTTACATTGGGCTATGGGTAATGTTCACCTTGTTTGGGTATTCGACCCACGGCCTTCTTTCGGCGGTTGGGGCAAATCTGGTGGCTTTGTACACGCTGTCGAATGATGGCCTGTCGCACCACAATGAACTTTCGAGTCTACGTGCCGAAATTATG ATTGACGTAATCATAGTCGAGCTCTCGACTTGGACTTCAATTGTAATCTTGGTGAACTTCTTTCCCCTTGGTGTCACGATCATGGCCATTTCACTCCCATCATCTCCAGCGGTTTTGATAACAACAGCCTTGACCTGTCCAATGAAGGTTTCTTTTGCGGTGTCATCACCTTCCGTTCTCCCGACAACATTGAACGAATATTTCAGCGGAAACGTAAGCATAGCATTGAAAATGTTGCCCCCGTTGCGCTCCGTATCGATTTCTTTGGAAGGATCAAAGGCTCCCATTAAGGCGTTCACCTTGTACTTGAATCTATCCGTCATATCATGTTGTCTTGTGGGTGGTTCGATGATTGTCAGATTGCCGTCGGCCGACTGCACGGTCACCAGTGACCCCGTACGGTAA
- a CDS encoding predicted protein, whose product KDIDQIHDEIEKSKETGKPIEFKYDDELPGGGQFYCIETAKHFADAKSLADHKKTKTYKRRVKNLQKEKYGQDVAEWAAGMSK is encoded by the coding sequence AAGGACATTGACCAAATTCacgacgaaatcgaaaagtCCAAGGAAACCGGCAAGCCAATTGAGTTCAAGTACGACGATGAGCTTCCAGGCGGTGGACAATTCTATTGTATAGAGACCGCAAAACATTTTGCGGATGCCAAGTCTCTGGCCGATCACAAGAAAACCAAAACGTACAAACGCCGAGTGAAAAAtctgcaaaaggaaaaataCGGACAAGACGTTGCCGAGTGGGCCGCTGGAATGAGTAAA
- a CDS encoding predicted protein — MGEECAVTDPAEARKRRKAIIVSQRMESEANEGNSEGESNHEEAAGPPPAVGASSDSVSSSSPPTKKSKEDPGDNSKKTQIRYDPDVPMPKDQLAAWRREARRVRNRESAAASRAKIRCRITELETEVSGWKDKYTQAMERLEELQGAAETQKISEASSNTITKA, encoded by the coding sequence ATGGGGGAAGAATGTGCCGTAACAGATCCAGCCGAAGCTCGTAAACGCCGCAAGGCAATTATCGTTTCGCAGCGGATGGAGTCCGAGGCGAACGAGGGAAATTCCGAAGGAGAATCGAATCATGAGGAGGCAGCCGGCCCGCCGCCAGCGGTCGGTGCATCATCCGACAGCGTGTCTTCATCGTCTCCGCCGACCAAAAAGTCCAAGGAAGACCCCGGTGACAATAGTAAGAAAACGCAGATTCGGTACGATCCGGATGTCCCCATGCCCAAAGATCAGTTGGCGGCTTGGCGTCGCGAAGCCCGACGGGTGCGAAACCGAGAATCCGCGGCGGCTTCGCGTGCTAAGATTCGATGCCGCATCACCGAACTTGAAACCGAGGTTAGTGGTTGGAAGGATAAATACACACAAGCAATGGAACGCTTGGAAGAGCTACAGGGTGCCGCAGAAACGCAGAAAATCTCCGAAGCATCTTCCAACACCATCACTAAGGCTTGA
- a CDS encoding predicted protein, with product MNSSNAQEVARQLNEDPALARKRRMELRRTVLQGGNDADGVGFKRQKLPDFGSDDDDNVSAVSATTSSSTVTSGTRKTPSLRGIKKQARYEPGVPMSRGELTEWRKEARRVRNRESAAASRAKTRERIEELEGELAFLRSKYVTALDRIVQLESTSFHEAFTPSILRQDLMEQRQTVVSPSSSPLPSPEYSTTSQFPQDSFSLDSCHHEDDPGTYQHIMGMISRPTAVCLHLITNLPAAKITGADTFIEASSSSDVSSESSSTSDCEGCNEDLDPAEAELGAFLWDAFRADGNAIDFHLPFANMDNVIGL from the exons ATGAACAGTTCCAACGCCCAGGAAGTCGCTCGTCAACTGAACGAAGATCCTGCGCTCGCTCGGAAGCGTCGTATGGAACTTCGCCGCACCGTGCTTCAGGGAGGCAACGACGCAGACGGCGTGGGGTTCAAGCGGCAGAAACTCCCAGACTTTGgatccgacgacgatgacaacgtTTCCGCAGTTTCGGCAACGACTTCTTCCTCGACCGTCACTTCCGGCACACGCAAGACGCCGTCTCTGCGTGGTATCAAGAAACAAGCTCGTTACGAGCCAGGAGTGCCAATGTCGCGTGGGGAACTTACCGAATGGCGCAAAGAGGCTCGTCGGGTGCGGAACCGCGAGTCCGCGGCAGCGTCGCGGGCCAAGACACGCGAACGTAtcgaagaattggaaggCGAACTCGCATTTCTCCGGTCCAAGTACGTCACCGCCCTCGACCGTATTGTTCAACTAGAGTCCACTTCATTCCACGAAGCCTTTACACCGAGCATTCTACGCCAAGATTTGATGGAACAAAGACAGACTGTTGTGTCACCCTCCAGCTCTCCGTTGCCATCTCCGGAATATAGCACGACCTCTCAGTTTCCTCAAGactctttttctttggattCCTGTCATCATGAAGACGACCCCGGAACGTATCAGCATATAATGGGAATGATCTCTCGACCAACAGCAGTTTGC CTACACCTAATCACCAACCTTCCAGCAGCGAAGATCACTGGTGCTGATACCTTCATCGAGGCCTCCTCTTCAAGTGACGTGTCTTCTGAATCGTCGTCTACGAGTGACTGCGAGGGATGCAACGAAGATTTGGATCCAGCGGAAGCCGAGCTCGGCGCGTTCTTATGGGACGCGTTTCGAGCGGACGGCAACGCCATCGACTTTCACCTTCCTTTCGCAAACATGGACAACGTTATCGGATTGTGA
- a CDS encoding predicted protein — translation MSSIVFARFSRNRLPKSRPCRRCLSSSTDDNFSGSSQRKDGRRPTSKSSSRGEKLETVPTEPVLSSLSEFMKEHAKQSSRRDVVDYDLTSLIASLSKRNKKEFSEEKNSLSAYGDDSKRIKRRDVSASSGKPNEKLLFEVFKIPDAPAARSETAFEEGSFRQYSEILESIIADDPKFMRRHTAKPIADEVAEPLIVYLRSEEPEVEVGLPTFKHALKEGISVRDTNDMKTQKLVFMEKLGVSDAQHRLIEGTLIQISNRCAKEARGLPLEVIWAKVKEAGFISQRLLQNLLYISSTFATGSRQKHITYGRLTGTSTILDVLSASESSHSSDGVDEEDNVEEMLDLADEIAVYHDLLYEPTEQSILTRVRLLVAQGHAKAAENLLVEHDCGFRLRAYSPVLRLHMEQGNAKAVMHLYRRMKRLPLVHFEAETYVHLIAGLAELGYFQLQSDPIDGIEKLGFVNGAGPGLFDELLTEMAEDILELTSQHAKRLNNALAKGFPESSLEVTSSLGSVLQTSVAAGEDDFIASRVHIDQSSGHCPVSGVKLRLMSLEPEQAKAFKQNILDMATSEQDRYELKSKQKRAQRSDFILNEFMKWLDTRAGDPFTAILDGPNIGYYMQNFEGGRFSYHQLKFVVDSLESMNEKPLVILPRKYANDRIHLTIGGVMQTLKKEELQIRNYLIKTGRVYLVPPGHLDDYFWMLSSLSTQTTARNGRDLSVLPGDPGGRWPGARPMLISNDQMRDHKLDLLEPKLFRRWYSNFMVHYNFAAFVGGQCSHPDIGFNPADFFSREIQMNQRVGGASCWHFPLTDFENEWFCISIPKVIPEKAK, via the coding sequence ATGAGCTCTATTGTCTTCGCCAGATTTTCCCGCAATCGATTGCCAAAAAGCCGCCCGTGTCGTCGATGTTTGTCGTCATCTACAGACGACAACTTCTCGGGATCTTCGCAACGGAAAGACGGTCGTCGTCCTACATCGAAGTCTTCTTCTCGAGGTGAAAAATTGGAGACTGTCCCCACAGAGCCAGTTCTATCTTCACTGAGCGAGTTCATGAAAGAGCACGCCAAACAATCCAGTAGACGTGATGTGGTCGATTATGATCTTACATCGCTCATTGCGTCTTTGTCCAAGCGAAACAAAAAGGAATTCTCCGAAGAAAAGAATTCCCTTTCTGCCTATGGTGACGACTCAAAAAGGATAAAGAGACGTGATGTATCCGCCTCGTCGGGAAAACCGAACGAAAAgttgctctttgaagttTTCAAAATCCCTGATGCTCCTGCTGCACGAAGCGAAACAGCATTCGAAGAAGGATCGTTTCGACAGTATTCAGAAATACTGGAGTCCATTATTGCAGACGATCCAAAATTCATGCGCAGGCACACTGCAAAACCTATCGCAGATGAGGTAGCGGAGCCGCTTATCGTTTATTTGCGTTCGGAGGAGCCCGAAGTGGAAGTTGGGCTTCCTACTTTTAAGCATGCTTTGAAGGAAGGCATCAGTGTAAGGGATACCAATGATATGAAAACCCAGAAGCTCGTCTTTATGGAGAAGCTCGGTGTGTCTGATGCACAGCATAGACTCATAGAGGGGACACTCATACAAATCAGTAACCGATGCGCGAAGGAAGCCCGTGGCCTTCCGTTGGAAGTGATATGGGCAAAAGTGAAGGAGGCGGGATTCATAAGCCAGCGCCTCCTCCAAAATCTTCTTTACATCTcgtcaacatttgcaacggGCAGTCGCCAAAAGCACATTACGTATGGAAGGTTGACTGGAACTTCTACCATTTTGGATGTTCTTTCTGCAAGTGAAAGCTCTCACTCTTCGGATGGTGTTGATGAAGAGGACAACGTTGAGGAGATGCTTGACCTTGCAGACGAGATTGCCGTGTATCACGATCTACTTTATGAACCAACGGAGCAGAGTATTCTGACTAGAGTGCGATTGCTTGTTGCCCAAGGGCATGCAAAAGCGGCCGAGAATCTTCTTGTTGAACACGACTGCGGCTTTCGACTGCGAGCTTATTCTCCTGTCTTAAGACTGCATATGGAGCAAGGCAATGCCAAAGCAGTTATGCATCTGTATAGACGCATGAAAAGGCTGCCTCTTGTACATTTTGAGGCCGAAACTTATGTGCATTTGATTGCTGGTCTGGCAGAGCTAGGTTATTTCCAATTGCAGTCCGATCCCATTGACGGTATCGAAAAGCTAGGCTTTGTCAACGGGGCGGGCCCAGGTCTTTTCGATGAGCTACTTACTGAAATGGCAGAAGACATACTTGAGCTCACATCTCAACATGCAAAGCGGTTAAACAATGCTCTCGCAAAAGGCTTCCCTGAATCTAGCCTAGAAGTGACAAGTTCGCTTGGATCAGTCTTGCAGACGTCCGTAGCTGCGGGAGAGGATGACTTTATAGCTAGCCGTGTGCATATAGATCAATCCAGTGGACATTGCCCGGTTTCTGGCGTCAAGCTCCGTTTGATGAGCCTGGAACCCGAACAGGCTAAAGCATTTAAGCAGAATATTCTTGATATGGCGACATCGGAACAGGACAGGTACGAACTAAAGTCCAAGCAAAAGAGAGCCCAAAGATCAGATTTCATTCTTAATGAATTTATGAAGTGGTTGGATACGAGGGCGGGTGATCCCTTTACGGCCATTCTTGATGGCCCTAACATAGGGTATTACATGCAGAACTTCGAAGGTGGGCGATTTTCTTATCACCAACTGAAGTTTGTGGTTGACTCGTTGGAATCAATGAATGAAAAGCCCCTCGTTATTTTGCCCCGGAAGTATGCCAATGACCGAATTCATCTAACCATCGGCGGTGTAATGCAAACTCTGAAGAAGGAGGAGCTTCAAATCCGGAATTACCTGATAAAAACGGGTCGAGTGTATTTAGTCCCCCCCGGACATTTGGACGACTACTTTTGGATGTTATCAAGCCTCTCCACGCAAACGACAGCAAGGAACGGCCGGGATCTGTCGGTCTTACCAGGAGATCCGGGCGGTAGATGGCCCGGGGCGAGACCGATGCTGATTTCAAATGACCAGATGCGCGACCATAAGCTTGACTTACTGGAACCAAAGCTCTTTCGGCGCTGGTACAGCAACTTCATGGTTCACTACAATTTTGCAGCCTTCGTCGGTGGCCAGTGCTCCCATCCAGACATTGGATTTAACCCTGCTGATTTCTTTAGCCGCGAAATACAAATGAACCAAAGAGTCGGTGGAGCTAGTTGCTGGCACTTCCCCTTAACGGATTTCGAAAATGAGTGGTTTTGCATATCAATACCAAAAGTGATTCccgaaaaagcaaaatga
- a CDS encoding predicted protein, which produces MGKGKRPSISLFAFLQATFSVVSIQAFQMPTTCRTMSTVVSYRETYPQHPCFSQQRYNSHICMEPGIIQVEELSDQDTFCSYINCMKEIVENQRVVKKCSLDECKPVQEYLFSSQSLLSLPDISVDGFKDRLRDQKRQFLEETGFSEEQYEYLVRCLAYLGDRCAKIQQIAPALIAWKKMRESGMKPRERFVSTYMYVLSLDERNVQACFETATFHDVLFEPTEKSIFLRIKTLISQSDAKTAEYILSSLPDRQGKSSEWKKLRTFLPILSHYCDVGDMISALNLFRKMRKSEGVIFDSETYGLLIGALARRGYFIPGGLSVDGASTLGSLEMGGPALFDTISTEMAEDLLELSLDAAETILDGFVSGFAGENSYEFDCVTDKCINVSPLLTIGRVTVNETSAVCPATGANLRLFALTEEQRISVHDTLLEMAAVQHEDFSEKLKARNQNFKGRGDSERARRNLFEFSEWLREHEGEPFTAIVDGANVAYAGHGNVHYSQVQLVVDKLEDMGEKVLVVMPSKYVGEKFYVAGIDSVQQLSEREVGIMNGLLDEGKMYQVPAACLDDYYWMLASVANQTEHQLHVSIDNRQRRFPGLRPMLVTNDQMRDHKLALLEKRLFRRWTSCHIVNYDLESYSENEWQDRDVRFVPTDFFSREIQGNEVGGERSSTVWHYPVTGWEGSDRLCINIRR; this is translated from the coding sequence ATGGGGAAAGGCAAAAGACCATCGATCAGTCTCTTTGCTTTTTTGCAAGCGACCTTTTCGGTGGTTTCGATTCAAGCTTTTCAAATGCCGACGACTTGTCGGACAATGAGCACTGTCGTCTCGTATAGGGAGACTTACCCCCAACACCCGTGTTTCTCGCAACAAAGATATAACAGCCACATTTGCATGGAGCCGGGGATTATTCAAGTAGAAGAACTTTCCGACCAAGACACCTTTTGTTCCTATATCAACTGCATGAAGGAAATTGTCGAGAACCAGCGAGTTGTCAAAAAGTGCAGCCTCGACGAATGCAAGCCAGTACAAGAATACTTGTTTTCCTCCCAATCGTTGCTTTCATTACCGGATATCAGTGTGGATGGATTTAAGGATCGCCTTCGCGACCAGAAAAGGCAATTTTTAGAAGAGACAGGCTTTTCGGAGGAGCAGTATGAATATCTAGTCCGTTGTCTAGCTTATCTTGGCGATCGCTGTGCGAAAATCCAACAAATTGCACCGGCACTCATTGCGTGGAAAAAGATGAGAGAAAGTGGCATGAAACCTCGAGAGCGCTTCGTAAGCACATACATGTACGTTCTGAGTCTTGACGAACGTAATGTGCAAGCGTGTTTCGAAACAGCAACGTTTCACGATGTACTATTCGAACCTACGGAGAAATCCATTTTCTTGAGAATAAAGACGTTAATCAGCCAGAGCGATGCTAAAACTGCGGAATACATTTTGTCGTCGCTTCCAGATAGACAAGGAAAAAGCTCCGAATGGAAGAAACTTAGAACGTTCCTTCCTATTCTCAGTCACTATTGCGATGTGGGTGATATGATATCCGCGTTGAACTTATTTCGTAAAATGAGGAAATCTGAAGGTGTAATTTTCGACTCGGAGACATATGGTCTTCTCATCGGTGCTCTAGCCAGACGCGGTTACTTCATACCCGGAGGTCTTTCTGTTGATGGCGCTTCTACGCTTGGATCATTGGAAATGGGAGGTCCTGCCCTTTTTGATACTATTTCTACTGAAATGGCCGAGGATCTTCTCGAGCTGAGTCTAGATGCGGCTGAAACCATCCTGGATGGATTCGTGTCTGGGTTTGCAGGGGAGAATTCTTATGAATTCGATTGTGTCACTGATAAGTGTATAAATGTCAGTCCATTGCTGACTATAGGCCGTGTCACGGTGAACGAAACCTCCGCCGTATGCCCAGCAACCGGTGCCAATCTCCGTCTATTTGCTCTGACGGAAGAGCAACGGATAAGTGTTCATGATACCTTACTTGAAATGGCAGCGGTGCAACACGAAGACTTTAGCGAAAAGCTAAAAGCAAGAAACCAAAACTTTAAAGGTAGAGGAGACTCTGAGCGGGCACGGCGAAACCTTTTTGAGTTTTCAGAGTGGTTGCGTGAGCACGAAGGAGAACCATTTACTGCAATTGTTGATGGAGCAAATGTTGCCTATGCTGGACATGGCAATGTGCACTATAGCCAGGTCCAGCTCGTCGTGGACAAACTTGAGGACATGGGTGAGAAAGTGTTGGTCGTTATGCCTTCAAAATATGTTGGAGAAAAATTTTACGTGGCAGGTATTGACTCCGTGCAACAACTTTCAGAGAGAGAAGTTGGCATCATGAATGGTCTGCTTGATGAGGGAAAAATGTATCAAGTCCCAGCAGCATGTCTTGATGATTACTATTGGATGCTGGCTAGCGTTGCAAATCAGACTGAGCATCAACTGCACGTTTCGATTGACAATAGACAGCGTCGATTTCCAGGTCTCCGTCCCATGCTTGTCACAAATGATCAAATGCGCGATCACAAGCTAgcgcttttggaaaaacggCTCTTTCGTCGATGGACGAGTTGCCACATTGTCAACTATGATCTTGAGTCCTATTCTGAAAATGAATGGCAAGATAGGGATGTTCGCTTTGTTCCAACTGATTTCTTCAGCCGAGAGATTCAGGGCAACGAAGTAGGTGGGGAAAGAAGCAGCACGGTATGGCACTACCCTGTCACAGGCTGGGAAGGCAGCGATAGACTTTGCATAAATATTCGCCGGTAA
- a CDS encoding predicted protein produces MADSSAANSQQSVDVTTETSSTIPKNVGQGRKWLPILLLPYFIGISWHVAHPAVSVFTGHDRARRVYIDENSLDPSSFKSPPKYSIINPSAPKKGASAASLCAAVGGSTGENASCHRWNETIEILQILPSSAAVIPTNEAIVLVVPVIDNWTGDQFQASIRELIQRLSSVSISPWLAKTLLIVSPVPNGNNTISLSESVGSFLELYQGGRSTARMKRNFPRDLYPGTMIRNVLVVDCNATTDKDGSNQVRILPQGRRGVLPNMDLVGLTAAIVRRGSFLNRQVKNTRDKVKTVIHPFHDTAERWMNMSQEYVLESRHWHLREFIDMILFERMLVMGPLPPHAEALDRGIDSLTLEAHFNHLPASLHGLYQAEFVSLLELMIRALSNLHERLHHSTSLYLLTSYERFVKHEEYLVPNLLLVIPMVVRAVTLIVFDISRFHWPAVGWALSRMLLGTAWVAWSVPLVEATLPTGDSYRNYWMGLVVALGYGPLLFIPWTTPSGPKCRDAAASSSIQFLACLLGVYVHVAIAFGHVSLAFPSAMIWSPLIAFPSYRTPLAGPMGWTIRFLSGLLLVVTMPCVFLVPNVFSTWTAYVQYAYLPLHLLVSAIAMAR; encoded by the coding sequence ATGGCGGATAGTTCGGCAGCTAATTCCCAGCAATCGGTAGATGTTACAACTGAAACCTCTTCGACAATACCAAAAAATGTAGGGCAAGGCCGAAAATGGCTTCCAATACTGTTGCTACCGTATTTCATCGGCATTTCATGGCACGTGGCGCATCCAGCCGTTTCGGTGTTTACTGGACACGATAGAGCACGCCGGGTGTACATTGACGAGAACTCGTTGGATCCTTCTTCCTTTAAAAGTCCCCCCAAATACTCCATTATCAATCCGTCTGCTCCGAAGAAAGGAGCTTCCGCTGCATCTTTGTGTGCGGCTGTAGGTGGCAGTACTGGAGAAAACGCATCCTGCCATCGATGGAATGAAACGATCGAGATTCTGCAAATTTTACCCTCGTCAGCCGCCGTCATACCCACCAACGAAGCCATCGTCTTGGTGGTTCCCGTAATTGACAATTGGACCGGTGACCAATTCCAGGCTTCGATCCGTGAGCTCATTCAAAGACTTTCGTCAGTTTCGATCTCCCCGTGGTTGGCTAAAACATTACTCATTGTTTCTCCTGTTCCCAACGGAAACAATACGATCTCGCTGTCAGAGTCAGTGGGCTCATTTTTGGAGCTTTACCAAGGTGGACGCTCTACTGCACGTATGAAAAGGAATTTTCCGAGAGATCTATATCCCGGAACCATGATCCGCAACGTATTGGTGGTCGATTGCAACGCGACGACGGACAAAGACGGTTCCAATCAGGTGCGAATTCTACCGCAAGGTCGCCGAGGTGTACTACCGAACATGGACTTGGTAGGGCTGACCGCTGCAATTGTGCGACGCGGCTCGTTCCTTAATCGGCAGGTCAAGAATACTCGCGATAAGGTCAAAACCGTAATTCATCCCTTTCATGATACCGCAGAACGCTGGATGAACATGAGTCAGGAGTACGTGCTCGAAAGTCGACACTGGCATTTACGCGAGTTCATTGATATGATCTTGTTTGAAAGAATGCTCGTAATGGGACCCTTACCGCCTCACGCCGAAGCATTGGATCGGGGCATTGACTCGTTGACTCTCGAGGCACATTTCAATCATCTTCCAGCTAGTTTGCACGGACTCTATCAGGCAGAATTCGTATCGTTGTTGGAACTAATGATCCGTGCTCTCTCAAATCTACATGAGCGGCTTCATCACTCAACTTCCTTGTACCTGCTCACGTCCTACGAACGCTTCGTCAAACATGAAGAGTACCTGGTACCCAATCTACTCTTGGTTATTCCCATGGTCGTCCGTGCCGTGACTCTGATTGTGTTTGATATTTCGCGGTTTCACTGGCCGGCAGTGGGCTGGGCTCTCTCGCGGATGCTCCTGGGTACGGCCTGGGTAGCCTGGAGCGTGCCTCTGGTGGAAGCAACGCTGCCGACCGGAGATTCGTATCGCAACTACTGGATGGGATTGGTTGTCGCACTCGGATACGGACCCTTGTTGTTCATTCCTTGGACCACCCCGTCCGGTCCAAAGTGCCGTGATGCGGCGGCATCTTCCAGTATCCAGTTCCTGGCGTGTCTGCTTGGAGTTTACGTGCACGTCGCCATAGCTTTTGGTCACGTATCACTCGCTTTTCCGTCGGCAATGATTTGGTCCCCTTTGATTGCCTTTCCATCGTACCGCACTCCACTGGCTGGACCGATGGGATGGACGATCCGATTCCTGAGCGGCTTGCTACTGGTAGTCACCATGCCGTGCGTGTTTCTGGTACCGAACGTCTTCTCCACCTGGACGGCCTACGTCCAATACGCCTATCTACCGCTACACTTGCTCGTGTCCGCGATAGCGATGGCCCGCTAG